A single window of Leclercia adecarboxylata DNA harbors:
- a CDS encoding DUF2171 domain-containing protein, whose product MVNKSEIKEHAPVVASCGHHVGTVDHLDGERIKLAKNDSESGGKHHYIPLEWVDKIDGNKVVLNKNHEETFASWQEA is encoded by the coding sequence ATGGTAAACAAGAGTGAAATCAAGGAACATGCTCCGGTTGTTGCAAGCTGCGGTCACCATGTCGGCACGGTTGACCATCTTGACGGCGAGCGTATTAAGCTGGCAAAAAACGATTCCGAATCTGGCGGCAAACACCATTATATCCCGCTGGAATGGGTCGATAAAATTGACGGCAATAAAGTGGTGCTGAATAAAAATCATGAAGAGACGTTTGCCAGCTGGCAAGAGGCGTAA
- a CDS encoding helix-turn-helix domain-containing protein, whose translation MSNTRLHNPTAATKKTFSVADFKVFGERYGIDYRFPLLTDTCANTSPVLHGDVEEMTLPSGISLTHSDVRVLQPYETTSRHSSPLYVLVVLEGCVTLTLSGEVYAVRPGMAFSARLSEQQAMSARHDADIALKTLSFGVYPDDARRESLLASLLDQWEKLNAPTFVWQVPDFVLAGIQHARQRERSSLSRQLLLEGVMYQLLGHGLHLREQQGTALAGASGGEHARLEQIRHLLAQAPEQDYTLAQLAARAAMSPSSLRSKFRQAYGCTVFDYLRDCRLGLARRYLLEGHSVQQAAWMSGYQHATNFATAFRRRYGVCPGAVRSDR comes from the coding sequence ATGTCCAACACAAGGCTCCATAATCCGACCGCTGCAACGAAAAAAACCTTTTCCGTGGCAGACTTCAAGGTATTTGGCGAGCGCTACGGCATTGACTACCGCTTTCCCCTGCTGACCGATACCTGTGCCAACACCAGCCCCGTGCTGCACGGTGATGTCGAAGAGATGACCCTCCCGTCCGGCATTTCGTTAACCCATTCCGACGTGCGCGTGCTGCAACCCTATGAAACCACCTCCCGTCACAGCAGCCCTTTGTACGTGCTGGTGGTGCTGGAAGGCTGTGTGACCCTGACCCTCAGCGGCGAAGTTTACGCAGTACGGCCCGGGATGGCGTTCAGCGCCAGGCTGAGCGAGCAGCAGGCGATGTCTGCCCGTCATGACGCCGATATCGCCCTGAAAACCCTCTCCTTTGGCGTTTACCCCGACGATGCCCGCCGCGAAAGCCTGCTCGCCTCCCTGCTGGATCAGTGGGAGAAGCTCAACGCGCCCACCTTTGTCTGGCAGGTGCCGGATTTTGTGCTGGCCGGTATTCAGCATGCCCGACAGCGCGAGCGAAGCAGCCTGTCGCGCCAGCTGTTGCTGGAAGGGGTGATGTATCAGCTGCTGGGCCATGGCCTGCATCTGCGTGAGCAGCAGGGCACGGCACTGGCGGGCGCGTCCGGCGGGGAGCACGCCCGGCTGGAGCAGATCCGCCACCTGCTGGCACAGGCTCCGGAGCAGGACTACACCCTCGCCCAGCTGGCGGCCCGGGCGGCGATGAGCCCCAGCAGCCTGCGCAGCAAGTTCCGCCAGGCCTACGGCTGCACGGTGTTCGACTACCTGCGCGACTGCCGTCTCGGACTGGCGCGTCGCTATCTGCTGGAAGGCCACAGCGTACAGCAGGCGGCATGGATGTCGGGCTATCAGCACGCCACCAACTTCGCCACCGCATTTCGTCGTCGCTACGGCGTCTGCCCCGGCGCTGTGCGCAGCGACCGTTAA
- a CDS encoding PLP-dependent aminotransferase family protein has translation MTRYQHLANLLAQRIEQGLYRSGERLPSVRALSQEHGVSISTIQQAYQILENLQLITPQPRSGYFVSSRKAQPPVPAMTRPVQRPVEVTQWDEVMMLLDARADKEMISFGGGSPDLNQPSLKPLWREMSRIAQHHPGEMLSYDVLEGRQELREQIARLLLDGGSTVAANEIVITNGCHGALSLALLSVCQPGDIVAVESPSFHGTMQMLRGFNIKAIEIPTDPQTGISIEALELALEQWPIKAVILVPNCNNPLGFIMPEARKRQVLALAQRHDIVIVEDDIYGELAAEYPRPRTIHSFDIDGRVLLCSSFTKTVAPGLRVGWIVPGRYYDRVMHMKYAAGGFNVPGTQMAVAAFIRDGHYHRHVRRMRQIYQQNMERYTCWVRQYFPAEICVTRPQGSFLLWVELPEKVDMVCVSKQLSRLKIQAAAGSLFSASGKYRNCLRINVALPPNEKNREALKKMGEAIHIAMEE, from the coding sequence ATGACGCGCTACCAACATCTGGCCAATCTCCTGGCGCAACGCATTGAACAAGGACTGTATCGCAGCGGGGAGCGTTTACCCTCGGTGCGCGCGCTGAGCCAGGAGCACGGAGTCAGCATCAGCACCATCCAGCAGGCCTATCAGATCCTCGAAAATTTACAGCTGATCACCCCCCAGCCGCGCTCCGGCTACTTCGTCTCCTCGCGCAAAGCGCAGCCGCCCGTCCCGGCGATGACCCGCCCGGTGCAGCGTCCGGTAGAGGTGACCCAGTGGGATGAGGTGATGATGCTCCTCGATGCCCGCGCCGATAAGGAGATGATCTCTTTTGGCGGCGGCTCGCCGGATCTGAACCAGCCGAGCCTGAAGCCGCTGTGGCGCGAGATGAGCCGCATTGCCCAGCACCATCCCGGGGAGATGCTAAGTTACGACGTGCTGGAGGGGCGGCAGGAGCTGCGCGAGCAGATCGCCCGCCTGTTGCTGGACGGCGGCTCGACGGTGGCGGCGAACGAAATTGTGATCACCAACGGCTGCCACGGGGCGCTGTCGCTGGCGCTGCTTTCAGTGTGCCAGCCGGGGGATATCGTGGCGGTAGAATCGCCGTCGTTCCACGGCACCATGCAGATGCTGCGCGGGTTTAACATCAAGGCGATCGAGATCCCCACCGATCCGCAAACCGGGATCAGCATTGAAGCCCTGGAGCTGGCGCTCGAGCAGTGGCCGATCAAAGCGGTGATCCTGGTGCCCAACTGCAATAACCCGCTCGGGTTTATCATGCCGGAGGCGCGCAAACGCCAGGTGCTGGCCCTTGCCCAGCGCCACGATATCGTCATCGTGGAGGATGATATTTACGGCGAGCTGGCGGCGGAGTACCCGCGCCCGCGCACCATCCACTCCTTTGATATCGACGGTCGCGTGCTGCTGTGCAGCTCCTTTACCAAAACCGTGGCCCCCGGGCTGCGCGTCGGCTGGATTGTGCCGGGGCGGTATTACGACCGGGTGATGCACATGAAATATGCCGCGGGCGGGTTTAACGTGCCCGGCACGCAGATGGCGGTGGCGGCGTTTATCCGCGACGGACACTACCATCGCCACGTGCGGCGTATGCGCCAGATTTATCAGCAGAATATGGAGCGTTACACCTGCTGGGTGCGGCAGTATTTCCCGGCGGAGATCTGCGTCACGCGCCCGCAGGGCAGTTTCCTGCTGTGGGTGGAGCTGCCGGAGAAGGTGGATATGGTGTGCGTCAGCAAGCAGCTGAGTCGCCTGAAGATCCAGGCCGCGGCGGGGTCGCTGTTTTCGGCGTCAGGGAAGTATCGTAACTGCCTGCGGATCAACGTGGCGTTACCGCCGAATGAGAAGAACCGTGAGGCGTTGAAGAAGATGGGCGAGGCGATTCATATTGCGATGGAGGAATAG
- a CDS encoding DUF1127 domain-containing protein — protein sequence MEFYENRAKRPFAVFIWIGRAVKKWYRVNRTRRILSQMSDEQLKDVGLSRFDM from the coding sequence ATGGAATTTTACGAAAACCGGGCCAAACGGCCGTTTGCGGTGTTTATCTGGATCGGGCGGGCAGTGAAAAAATGGTATCGCGTTAACCGCACGCGCCGCATTCTGAGCCAGATGAGCGATGAGCAGCTCAAGGATGTCGGGCTGTCGCGATTTGATATGTAG
- a CDS encoding DUF4282 domain-containing protein, giving the protein MKSLLGFDYLLTPRVLVFFYWIAMLFIFIGGLYSMFTEHLFAGFFGMVFSLIGTRVMFELIMVAFKNNEYLRRIAENTGKSTVE; this is encoded by the coding sequence ATGAAATCACTACTGGGATTCGACTATCTGTTAACGCCGCGCGTGCTGGTCTTTTTCTACTGGATCGCCATGCTGTTTATCTTCATCGGCGGGCTCTACTCCATGTTTACCGAGCATCTGTTCGCCGGATTTTTCGGCATGGTGTTCAGCCTGATCGGCACCCGCGTGATGTTCGAGCTGATCATGGTAGCGTTTAAAAATAACGAATATCTACGCCGTATCGCAGAGAACACCGGGAAATCCACCGTAGAGTGA
- a CDS encoding PLP-dependent aminotransferase family protein: MKPGYHEIYTRYRDNITRGVLKPGDKVPAIRVLAEELKVARKTVETAYAILTGEGYLVSQGARGTRVNPDLTLPVTPPPPDDPLTGQLPESLVSQRERAGFLRPGIPALDSFPYKKWLLLAGHAVRAMRQEEMLNPPVMGWSPLRQAIASYLNISRGLSCTPEQVLITSGYSGSLRLILDTLASRNDKVVFEDPGYFMGQQLLRRIVPRLHTVPVDRSGMDTGYLLRHHPDARFVIVTPSHQSPLAVTLSLPRRQQLLDWAGQNDAWIIEDDYDGEFHYTRKVLPSLKSLDRQDRVIYMGTFSKTVMPSLRLGYVVMPASTVSAFNDCADLLASGQPVLTQKILTAFLNEGHFFRHLKKMRALYQQRRDWMIAALHEVYGDRFFTEQNDGGMHIVAFLTTGSCDQAIAHCWQQQQLQVNALSAWYSGSDKRYGLVMGYNNVRSYEEAVALLTRPKSQTCDLLK; this comes from the coding sequence ATGAAGCCGGGCTATCATGAAATTTATACCCGCTATCGGGACAACATCACCCGCGGCGTCCTCAAGCCCGGCGACAAGGTGCCTGCCATCCGCGTGCTGGCGGAAGAGCTGAAGGTGGCGCGCAAAACGGTTGAAACCGCCTACGCCATTCTGACCGGCGAGGGCTATCTGGTGAGCCAGGGCGCGCGCGGCACGCGGGTGAACCCGGATCTCACTCTTCCCGTCACGCCCCCGCCGCCCGACGATCCGCTTACCGGCCAGCTGCCGGAATCGTTGGTCAGCCAGCGGGAACGGGCGGGCTTTTTGCGCCCCGGCATCCCGGCGCTGGACAGCTTCCCGTATAAGAAATGGCTGCTGCTGGCGGGCCATGCGGTGCGCGCCATGCGTCAGGAGGAGATGCTCAACCCGCCGGTGATGGGCTGGTCTCCCCTGCGCCAGGCGATCGCCAGCTACCTCAACATTTCGCGCGGCTTGTCCTGCACGCCAGAGCAGGTGCTGATCACCAGCGGCTACAGCGGCAGCCTGCGGCTGATCCTCGACACCCTCGCCAGCCGTAACGATAAGGTGGTATTTGAAGATCCGGGCTATTTTATGGGCCAGCAGCTGCTCCGGCGGATCGTGCCGCGCCTGCACACCGTGCCGGTGGATCGTTCAGGCATGGACACCGGGTATCTGCTGCGCCACCACCCCGACGCCCGGTTCGTTATCGTTACCCCGTCGCACCAGAGCCCGCTGGCGGTCACGCTGTCGCTGCCCCGTAGACAGCAGCTGCTCGACTGGGCCGGGCAGAACGATGCCTGGATCATTGAAGATGACTACGACGGCGAGTTTCACTACACCCGTAAGGTGCTGCCGTCACTGAAAAGCCTCGATCGTCAGGATCGGGTGATCTACATGGGCACCTTCAGCAAAACCGTGATGCCGTCCCTGCGCCTCGGCTACGTGGTGATGCCCGCCAGCACGGTATCAGCTTTCAACGATTGCGCCGATCTGCTTGCCAGCGGCCAGCCGGTGCTGACGCAAAAGATCCTCACCGCCTTCCTCAACGAGGGCCACTTCTTCCGCCATCTGAAAAAGATGCGCGCCCTCTATCAGCAGCGCCGCGACTGGATGATTGCCGCCCTGCACGAGGTCTACGGGGATCGATTCTTCACCGAGCAGAACGACGGCGGGATGCATATCGTGGCGTTTCTAACCACAGGCAGCTGCGACCAGGCGATCGCCCACTGCTGGCAACAGCAGCAGTTGCAGGTGAATGCCCTGTCGGCGTGGTACAGCGGGTCGGATAAACGTTACGGGCTGGTGATGGGGTATAACAACGTGCGCAGCTATGAAGAGGCCGTTGCGCTACTCACGCGGCCAAAAAGCCAAACCTGCGATCTTCTGAAATAA
- a CDS encoding carboxymuconolactone decarboxylase family protein: MSTRVNHHKATPALAKALSDLSMAVSQTSIDPALKHLIDIRVSQLNGCTFCLDMHSKEAKIAGERELRLYHLTAWRESPLFSAREKAALAFTEALTQIGPHGVSDVLYRSVAEHYSEIEISELNFAIVAINAWNRLGITSRMEPGALDGAYGLNKANLE; encoded by the coding sequence ATGAGCACTCGCGTTAACCACCATAAAGCCACACCTGCCCTCGCTAAAGCGCTGTCCGACCTGAGCATGGCGGTGAGCCAGACCTCCATCGACCCGGCGCTGAAGCACCTGATCGACATCCGCGTCTCCCAGCTCAACGGCTGCACCTTCTGTCTGGATATGCATTCGAAAGAGGCCAAAATTGCCGGCGAGCGCGAGCTGCGCCTGTACCATCTGACCGCATGGCGCGAGTCACCGCTGTTCAGCGCCCGTGAAAAAGCGGCCCTGGCCTTCACCGAAGCCCTGACCCAGATCGGCCCCCACGGCGTCAGCGACGTGCTGTACCGCAGCGTGGCGGAACACTATTCGGAGATTGAGATCTCCGAGCTGAACTTTGCGATCGTGGCGATCAATGCCTGGAACCGTCTGGGGATCACTTCCCGTATGGAACCCGGCGCGCTGGATGGCGCCTACGGCCTGAACAAAGCTAACCTCGAGTAA
- a CDS encoding LysR family transcriptional regulator translates to MHRSGLTELEVVMAVVRRGSFRAAAQELGMSATAVSNAVAGLESRLQTRLFNRTTRSVGLTDAGQRYVARIGPALQEIRQADEEIHSETDEPAGTLRLNVPNNVGTLFLDALLIDYMIRYPKMRVEAVSEARMIDIVAEGYDAGVRLAESVPQDMIAVPLTPDIRQLVTATPDYFARYGTPQTPDDLLHHQGIGMRMAHGGIYRWELARRGEQIALAVPPRFATSDLFASIRAVKAGLGIGFLPELYIQQELENGELVSVLDEWSQPFAGLRLYYPGHRHVPPGLRALVAMIRERGLTRG, encoded by the coding sequence ATGCACCGTTCAGGACTGACCGAGCTGGAAGTGGTGATGGCCGTGGTGCGTCGCGGCAGCTTTCGCGCCGCCGCCCAGGAGCTGGGAATGTCGGCCACCGCCGTGAGCAACGCCGTTGCCGGGCTGGAATCCCGCCTGCAAACGCGCCTGTTTAACCGCACCACCCGCAGCGTGGGGCTCACCGACGCCGGGCAGCGCTATGTGGCACGCATCGGCCCAGCGTTGCAGGAAATTCGACAGGCGGACGAAGAGATCCACAGCGAGACCGACGAACCTGCCGGCACCCTGCGCCTGAACGTTCCCAATAACGTCGGCACGCTGTTCCTGGATGCGCTGCTGATCGACTACATGATCCGCTACCCGAAAATGCGCGTCGAGGCGGTGAGTGAAGCGCGGATGATCGATATCGTGGCGGAAGGTTACGACGCCGGGGTGCGCCTTGCGGAGTCGGTGCCGCAGGACATGATCGCCGTGCCGCTCACCCCCGATATTCGTCAGCTCGTCACCGCCACGCCGGACTATTTTGCCCGCTACGGCACCCCGCAAACCCCGGACGATCTGCTGCATCACCAGGGGATCGGCATGCGGATGGCCCACGGGGGGATCTATCGCTGGGAGCTGGCGCGACGCGGGGAACAGATCGCCCTGGCGGTGCCGCCGCGTTTTGCCACCTCAGATCTCTTTGCCTCGATCCGGGCGGTGAAAGCCGGGCTGGGGATCGGGTTTTTACCGGAACTCTATATTCAGCAGGAGCTGGAAAACGGGGAGCTGGTGAGCGTGCTGGACGAGTGGTCGCAGCCCTTTGCCGGGCTGCGCCTCTACTACCCCGGCCATCGCCACGTCCCGCCGGGGCTGCGGGCGCTGGTGGCGATGATCCGTGAGCGCGGTCTTACTCGAGGTTAG
- a CDS encoding aldehyde dehydrogenase family protein, with the protein MHHIEQIYINGEFVTPHGTERFDLFNPATARVMGQVRLADAVDAERAIAAAKAAFPAWSQTRKQERIAALQRMQAAVAARHDDLLEAVIEEYGAPASRSAWMASYPAEAIGQAIAALEAFEFVMTAGAARVEMTPLGVAGLITPWNSDAGFICGKLAAALAAGCTAVIKPSEMSALQTQIVTEALHAADLPPGVFNIVTGRGDTVGETISRHPLVAKISFTGSTQTGKAILRNAAENFTRVTLELGGKSPTLILDDADIKQAVPLAVQAGLMNSGQACVAGTRILVPQSRKAEFEQALAQAIAAVKSGDPRDSATGVGPMVSEKQWQRVQGYIQRGLAEGARLLAGGEGRPEGTRDGWFVRPTLFTDVHNQMTIAREEIFGPVLCVIAYRDEAEAIAIANDTDYGLSALVLGGDVARARRVAAQIQSGRVLVNTLAHEPQAPFGGFKHSGVGREMGTWGISAFMEPKSILG; encoded by the coding sequence ATGCATCACATCGAACAGATTTATATCAACGGCGAATTTGTTACCCCACACGGCACCGAACGTTTTGATCTCTTTAACCCGGCGACGGCCCGGGTGATGGGCCAGGTGCGTCTGGCCGATGCAGTGGATGCCGAACGCGCTATTGCCGCCGCAAAAGCCGCTTTTCCGGCGTGGTCGCAAACCCGCAAACAGGAACGCATTGCCGCGCTACAGCGGATGCAGGCTGCCGTGGCGGCCCGGCACGACGATCTGCTGGAGGCGGTGATTGAGGAGTATGGTGCCCCCGCGTCGCGCTCGGCGTGGATGGCGAGCTATCCGGCGGAGGCGATCGGCCAGGCCATCGCGGCGCTGGAGGCGTTTGAATTCGTGATGACGGCCGGGGCGGCCCGGGTAGAGATGACGCCGCTCGGCGTCGCCGGGCTCATCACCCCGTGGAACAGCGATGCGGGCTTTATCTGCGGCAAACTGGCGGCAGCGCTGGCCGCAGGCTGCACGGCGGTGATCAAGCCCAGCGAGATGAGCGCCCTGCAGACGCAGATCGTGACCGAGGCGTTGCACGCCGCCGACCTGCCGCCGGGGGTGTTTAACATCGTCACCGGGCGCGGCGACACGGTGGGGGAGACAATCAGCCGTCACCCTCTTGTTGCGAAAATCTCGTTTACCGGTTCAACGCAGACCGGCAAAGCGATCCTGCGTAACGCGGCGGAGAACTTTACCCGCGTCACCCTGGAGCTGGGCGGCAAATCCCCGACCCTGATCCTCGACGATGCCGATATCAAACAGGCCGTTCCGCTGGCGGTGCAGGCCGGTCTGATGAACAGCGGGCAGGCGTGTGTGGCCGGTACGCGCATTCTGGTGCCGCAGTCGCGGAAAGCGGAATTCGAGCAGGCGCTGGCTCAGGCCATCGCAGCGGTGAAGTCCGGCGATCCGCGCGACAGCGCCACCGGGGTCGGCCCGATGGTGAGCGAGAAACAGTGGCAGCGGGTGCAGGGGTATATCCAGCGAGGGCTGGCAGAGGGGGCGCGCCTGCTGGCGGGCGGAGAAGGGCGACCGGAAGGCACCCGGGACGGCTGGTTTGTCCGCCCGACGCTGTTTACCGATGTCCACAACCAGATGACCATCGCCCGCGAAGAGATTTTTGGTCCGGTGCTGTGTGTGATTGCTTATCGCGACGAGGCCGAAGCCATCGCCATTGCCAACGACACCGACTACGGCCTGAGCGCGCTGGTGCTGGGCGGCGATGTGGCTCGTGCCCGCCGTGTGGCGGCGCAGATCCAGTCCGGTCGCGTGCTGGTGAATACCCTCGCCCATGAGCCTCAAGCGCCCTTTGGTGGGTTCAAACACTCCGGCGTGGGGCGCGAGATGGGAACCTGGGGGATCAGCGCGTTTATGGAGCCGAAGTCGATCCTCGGCTAA
- a CDS encoding GNAT family N-acetyltransferase translates to MFSQTTHYDLTGFNCGEDTLNRFLCEHLARQHVGRLLRAYLLVTDDPTPKVLGYYTLSGSCFEKETLPSKTQQRKVPYVNVPSVTLGRLAIHQDLQGQGWGMTLVTHAMKVVWLASQAVGIHGMFVDALNDKAKDFYLTLGFIPLTGSNADALFYPTKSIEKLFAE, encoded by the coding sequence ATGTTTTCGCAAACGACTCACTATGATTTAACAGGCTTCAACTGCGGGGAAGATACCCTCAACCGTTTTCTGTGTGAGCATCTTGCACGCCAGCACGTTGGGCGCTTGTTACGCGCTTATCTTCTCGTCACCGATGACCCTACGCCTAAAGTGCTGGGCTACTATACGTTGTCCGGCAGTTGCTTTGAGAAAGAGACCCTGCCATCAAAAACGCAGCAGCGCAAAGTGCCCTATGTCAATGTACCCAGCGTCACGTTAGGGCGCCTCGCAATACACCAGGATCTGCAGGGTCAGGGCTGGGGGATGACGCTGGTGACACATGCCATGAAAGTGGTCTGGCTGGCGTCGCAGGCTGTGGGCATTCACGGCATGTTTGTGGATGCGCTCAACGATAAGGCGAAAGATTTTTATCTGACGCTCGGCTTTATTCCTTTAACGGGTAGCAACGCCGATGCTCTTTTTTATCCCACCAAATCCATTGAAAAGCTGTTTGCCGAATAA
- a CDS encoding DUF1778 domain-containing protein gives MPALKKQRIDLRLTDEDKDLIEEAAAMTNQTITQFMVNSASERAAEVIEQHRRLILNEDSWKRVMDALDNPPEPNERLKRAARRLQNME, from the coding sequence ATGCCAGCACTGAAAAAACAGCGCATCGACCTCAGGTTAACTGACGAAGACAAAGATCTGATCGAAGAAGCTGCGGCGATGACTAACCAGACAATCACCCAGTTTATGGTTAACAGTGCCTCGGAACGGGCTGCCGAAGTCATTGAGCAGCATCGCCGCCTGATCCTTAATGAAGATTCGTGGAAACGCGTTATGGATGCACTCGACAACCCGCCAGAGCCCAATGAGAGGCTGAAACGCGCAGCAAGACGTCTGCAAAACATGGAGTAA
- a CDS encoding antibiotic biosynthesis monooxygenase family protein has product MIAVLFEARAQPAHQARYLQLAAGLKPLLADIDGFIDIERFQSLTNDGKILSLSWWRDEEAILKWKQNVFHQAAQAEGRASIFASYRIRVAQVVREYASETGGHADV; this is encoded by the coding sequence ATGATTGCAGTCCTGTTTGAAGCCAGAGCGCAACCCGCGCATCAGGCGCGTTACCTGCAGCTGGCCGCCGGGCTAAAACCGCTGCTGGCGGATATCGACGGCTTTATCGATATCGAACGTTTCCAGAGCCTGACCAACGACGGCAAAATCCTCTCCCTCTCCTGGTGGCGGGATGAGGAAGCGATCCTGAAGTGGAAGCAAAACGTCTTTCACCAGGCCGCGCAGGCCGAAGGGCGGGCGTCGATCTTTGCCTCTTACCGGATTCGCGTGGCGCAGGTGGTGCGGGAATACGCCTCAGAGACCGGAGGACATGCCGATGTATGA
- a CDS encoding amino acid-binding protein yields the protein MYDVHVIFNTVPGELARFGQLLGRNGVGLEGGGVFGVEAHFLVEEGEKARRVLLDGGFNVQAVRKPLIRKLKQERPGELGEIAAALAAQGVSILTQYSDHANHLILLTDNDKLAAEITGPWVANAKDQFTS from the coding sequence ATGTATGACGTTCATGTGATTTTCAACACTGTGCCGGGCGAACTGGCGCGCTTTGGTCAGCTGCTGGGGCGCAATGGCGTGGGGCTTGAGGGCGGGGGCGTCTTTGGCGTGGAGGCGCATTTTCTGGTGGAGGAGGGCGAAAAAGCCCGGCGCGTGCTGCTCGACGGCGGTTTTAACGTGCAGGCGGTGCGAAAACCGCTGATCCGAAAGCTGAAACAGGAGCGCCCCGGCGAGCTGGGAGAGATTGCCGCCGCGCTGGCTGCGCAGGGGGTGTCCATCCTGACCCAGTACAGCGATCATGCGAACCACCTTATTCTGCTGACGGATAATGATAAGCTGGCCGCAGAGATCACCGGGCCGTGGGTTGCCAATGCTAAAGACCAGTTTACCTCCTGA
- a CDS encoding ArsR/SmtB family transcription factor: MLKTSLPPDNSATLELAVAAVAAAMADPSRVKMLCALMDGRAWTATELSAVADVAPSTASGHLTRLLEGRLITCLSQGRHRYYRLAGHDVAALVEQMMGLSWGRITPPETTAPESMRHARTCYDHLAGTVAVQIYDFMQAAGWLAADGSALTLSGREAFLSLGIALNANTRRKACCACLDWSERRFHLGGEAGAALLVHMDTKGWIQRVAGFREVSVTPSGQRAIDRHFSR; the protein is encoded by the coding sequence ATGCTAAAGACCAGTTTACCTCCTGATAACAGCGCCACGCTGGAGCTGGCCGTGGCTGCGGTCGCCGCGGCGATGGCCGACCCGTCACGAGTAAAAATGCTCTGCGCCCTGATGGACGGACGGGCGTGGACCGCCACCGAACTCAGCGCCGTGGCGGATGTGGCGCCTTCTACCGCCAGCGGGCATCTCACCCGTCTGCTGGAGGGGAGGCTGATAACCTGTCTTTCTCAGGGGCGGCATCGCTACTACCGGCTGGCGGGGCATGACGTTGCGGCACTGGTGGAGCAGATGATGGGGCTGTCGTGGGGGCGGATCACGCCGCCGGAGACGACGGCACCGGAATCGATGCGTCACGCCCGCACCTGCTACGACCATCTGGCGGGCACGGTCGCGGTGCAGATATATGATTTTATGCAGGCGGCAGGCTGGCTGGCGGCGGACGGATCGGCCCTCACGCTGAGCGGGCGCGAGGCGTTCCTCTCCCTTGGGATCGCGCTTAATGCCAATACGCGGCGTAAAGCCTGCTGCGCCTGTCTGGACTGGAGCGAGCGCCGCTTCCATCTGGGCGGTGAGGCGGGCGCGGCGCTGCTGGTTCATATGGACACCAAAGGCTGGATCCAGCGGGTAGCGGGGTTTCGCGAAGTGAGCGTAACCCCGTCCGGCCAGCGTGCCATCGATCGGCATTTTAGCCGCTGA
- a CDS encoding helix-turn-helix domain-containing protein has translation MLADQLMNDSPSFQRVLYLDDINDATKDDLVRTKAIVVDYGQSDINVLNALLEVKNRYQQSYFIFITRDVCYESTIDNILINTIADYTIDCKSAVRQLRACLAHFALEDQPVTIFKNVRWHHLEKQQPLTKMETMLLPYIVSGKKNKEITRYLDVTGKTVSHHRRNIYRKFAVTSLTGLYKKFDERV, from the coding sequence ATGCTGGCCGATCAGCTTATGAACGACTCACCGTCGTTTCAACGGGTGCTTTATCTGGATGATATTAACGACGCGACAAAAGACGATCTGGTCCGGACAAAAGCCATTGTGGTGGATTATGGTCAATCCGACATTAACGTTCTGAATGCCCTGCTGGAGGTCAAAAATCGTTATCAGCAGAGCTATTTTATTTTTATCACCCGCGATGTCTGCTACGAAAGCACGATTGATAATATTTTAATTAACACCATCGCTGATTACACCATCGACTGTAAAAGTGCTGTACGCCAGCTACGCGCCTGCCTTGCACACTTTGCGCTGGAAGATCAGCCGGTGACTATTTTTAAAAATGTTCGCTGGCATCATCTTGAAAAACAACAACCTTTAACCAAAATGGAGACGATGCTGCTGCCTTATATTGTGTCGGGAAAAAAGAATAAAGAGATTACGCGCTACCTGGATGTGACCGGAAAAACCGTCAGCCATCATCGACGCAATATTTATCGTAAGTTTGCCGTGACCAGTCTGACCGGGTTGTATAAGAAATTTGATGAACGTGTTTGA